DNA from Thermomicrobium roseum DSM 5159:
CGATCCTCCTTGCGGCGAGTGTCGCAGCTCTGTTTTTCCCGCTCGCCTGGTATGCCCACAGCGATGACCTGCAGCAGGGGCTTCGAGCAGCACTCACGACATCGTTCGCAGCCCTGTACCTCGGCCTCCCACTCTCGTCGGCGCTCGCTCTACGCTCTCTGGAGGGCGAGATGACGAGTGAATGGATCCGCGCACTCGCACGAGCGAGCGGCAACGAGCAGACTGCCCTCGGGCTGGCATGGATCGGCTGGGCAATTGCCATCACCTGGCTCACGGACACGAGTGCCTACCTGGTCGGTGCACGCTGGGGACGCCATAAGCTCACGCCACGCTTGAGCCCTGGTAAGACGCGTGAAGGAGCGCTCGCTGGGCTCCTCACCGGCGCCGTGGTCGGCGCCCTCGGCCCGTCGGTCTTCGGGCTTCCGTTCGCCGCCTGGTTCGGCGCTCTCGCGGGCACCGCGCTTGCCGGGCTTGCCGAACTGGGAGATCTGGCAGAGTCGTTCCTGAAGCGTGGTCTCGGGCTCAAAGACTTCGGAACCAGTATTCCCGGACACGGCGGTGTGCTCGATCGCATCGACGCGCTGCTGGTCACGATTCCCGCGTCCCTGCTCCTTGCTACACTCCTGGGT
Protein-coding regions in this window:
- a CDS encoding phosphatidate cytidylyltransferase, which translates into the protein MRQRTLSAVLVVLITVVPIVLGTAILLALLLGVTIQAARELTRGFSRSLPLSLSSASVTIPAAILLIVTFFTTSGTILLAASVAALFFPLAWYAHSDDLQQGLRAALTTSFAALYLGLPLSSALALRSLEGEMTSEWIRALARASGNEQTALGLAWIGWAIAITWLTDTSAYLVGARWGRHKLTPRLSPGKTREGALAGLLTGAVVGALGPSVFGLPFAAWFGALAGTALAGLAELGDLAESFLKRGLGLKDFGTSIPGHGGVLDRIDALLVTIPASLLLATLLGGGNG